The Candidatus Poribacteria bacterium sequence CTCTCTACCACTACACCTGCGAGTTCATGTCCCATCACGACGGGTGGCGCGTAATCCGAAACATCGCCACGCAGCGCGGCAAGGTCAGAGGCGCAAATGCCGCAGAGTTCTATCTGGATGAGTACATCACCGGTCGCAAGCGTAGGGATAGGTTTCTCATGGATCCGTAGTTGCTGAATTTTCTCAAAAACAATCGCTTTCATTCTTTTAAATAATTAAATCTGAGCGCCGTTCCATTTCATTACACGGCGATTTTCGGTAAATACCAACCACCTCTGGACTCTATGAAAGGTTTTTAAATTAAACCTTGCTATGGCAGGGTAAGCACCAGACCTAACCCCTACGGGCATTGACGAGGAAACAAGTCTGCTCTCTTTAGTCCCGTAGGGACGCTATGTTTATAGCCGCTAAATTGAGCCTATGGGTTCACCACATTCAAGTTAACGCGCCAGATCCTATGCTTTAAACTCATAAGGGACCGTTTCTGCTTGATGTGTCTTGGCAGATTTTTCCGCCAAATCCATGATAGCGATGACGCGGCGGGCCGACTCCGGGGTCACCAACAACGGTGTGCCATCGTTTAAGTGAGCGACGATATTTTCATAGTAGGTAGGTCCCGGTCTACGATGGTAACCGACCTGCTGCTCTTTGGGGTGTCCCTCGACTTCGGATAAGACCTTAAAGCCGCCATCTCCATCGGTAATCGCGCCGTGTGAGCCGAGCAGTTTCCACCGAGATCCCCCAATTTTCGCGATGTTGGACATCTGGATATTCGCTGCCGCTCCATCCGCAACGACTTCTCCACCTGCGAACCGAATAATCGCTTGGACATGGTCCTCGTTCGTAATATCGTCCCAGACGAGGTTCGGTTGATAGAAGCCTGTCACGTTAATCATCGGTGCCTCAAGGACATTGAGCAGCCAATCGAGATAGTGTGCACCCCAATCGTAGAATTGTCCACCGGAAATTGCCTTGACGCTCCGCCACCAATCTGGATTCGGTCTCCCATAGCCCCCACCCCACATCTCGACGCTAAAGACTTTACCGATAACACCGGAATGGACGAGTTCACGAAGGGTCCAGAAGTCGGCATCCCACCGTCGGTTGTGATGAACGGACAACATGACCCCCTTTTCCTCGGCGGTCGTAATCATTTCAGTGGCTTCTGCGATGGTGACACACATCGGTTTTTCAACGACGACATGTTTACCTGCTTCGAGGCTCGACACAGTCGGACCACAGTGCAGACTGTGCGGGAGGACGTTCGCAATCAGATCAACACCATCATCCGCATTGAGTTCTTCAACCGAGTTATAGGTGCGGACGCCTGGAAAATCCTCTTCCGCCGCTTTTGTTCGCTCCGGATCAATGTCACAGATGGCAACACATTCGATGCCGTCTGTATTTTCC is a genomic window containing:
- a CDS encoding Gfo/Idh/MocA family oxidoreductase, whose product is MADTIKGAVLGYGAAFNMGKAHANMMENTDGIECVAICDIDPERTKAAEEDFPGVRTYNSVEELNADDGVDLIANVLPHSLHCGPTVSSLEAGKHVVVEKPMCVTIAEATEMITTAEEKGVMLSVHHNRRWDADFWTLRELVHSGVIGKVFSVEMWGGGYGRPNPDWWRSVKAISGGQFYDWGAHYLDWLLNVLEAPMINVTGFYQPNLVWDDITNEDHVQAIIRFAGGEVVADGAAANIQMSNIAKIGGSRWKLLGSHGAITDGDGGFKVLSEVEGHPKEQQVGYHRRPGPTYYENIVAHLNDGTPLLVTPESARRVIAIMDLAEKSAKTHQAETVPYEFKA